One Natronosalvus rutilus DNA window includes the following coding sequences:
- a CDS encoding PadR family transcriptional regulator, translating to MDDLTGFQRDLLYVIASADQPSGRTVKEEVEQYYSADINHGRLYPNLDTIVNKELVEKGQLDRRTNYYAITESGEQAIEERRAWESQYVD from the coding sequence ATGGACGACCTCACAGGATTCCAACGAGACCTCCTATACGTCATTGCCAGTGCCGATCAACCGTCTGGCCGAACTGTCAAAGAAGAGGTGGAGCAGTACTACAGCGCCGACATCAACCATGGGCGGCTGTATCCCAACCTCGATACGATAGTCAACAAAGAGTTAGTCGAAAAGGGGCAGCTAGACCGAAGGACGAATTACTACGCGATCACGGAATCCGGAGAGCAAGCAATTGAGGAGAGACGAGCGTGGGAATCGCAGTACGTCGATTAG
- a CDS encoding HalOD1 output domain-containing protein → MTQSLTNESNEIHEQIIDEVAALEDRDPLELPPLYDAVEPDALESIFSPTHGGTTRVGRVEFPYADYTIIVEFKEEPVVRIE, encoded by the coding sequence ATGACTCAGTCTCTTACGAACGAGAGCAATGAGATACACGAACAGATCATAGACGAAGTAGCAGCTCTTGAGGATAGGGACCCGCTAGAGCTTCCTCCACTCTATGACGCCGTCGAACCTGACGCACTGGAGTCGATATTTTCTCCAACCCATGGTGGGACTACCCGAGTTGGTCGAGTAGAATTCCCATACGCAGATTACACGATTATTGTAGAGTTTAAGGAAGAGCCGGTTGTTAGAATCGAGTGA